GGCCACCGGCGCCGACGTGCTCATGGCGACGCCCACCGACCCCGCCGGAGCCCCGATCATCGGGCGCACGCGGGGCCGGGCCGCGGCCTACATCGCCCACATCTGGTCCATCGCCCAGCGACACGGCTGCTACGTGCTCAACCAGTGGGCGTGCGACTTCCTCAAGGACTGGCGCATGTGGTCGCAGGACCGCATCCACATGACGCCCGAGGGGCACCGCCGCGTCGCGCTCACCGCCTACGTCGCGCTCGGGCACACCACCGAGGACGCCGACTGGCGGGCCCCGCTGCCCCCGCAGGCACCGGCGGCCACCGTGGACACCCTCCGTGGGCACGCCCGGTGGGCCCGCGAGTATGCCGCGCCCTGGGTCCAGCGACGTCTCACCGGTCGCTCCTCGGGGGACCGGGTGGTCGCCAAGCGCCCGGAGCTCGGCCCGCTGGCGCGGCCCGCCCCGTCCGACGCCGACCGGCCGGCGACCCCGGACACCCCCGAGCACTGAGGAACGCATGATGGTCGAGAACGCCTCCGGGCTGTGGCTCACCGTGCTGGGCCCCGACGAGCTGGAGGTGCTGCCGGCCCGGGGTCTCGGCTGGCTCGGCATCGACCTCCAGCACGGCCGGTATGCCGTCGCCGACCTCCCCGGACTCCTGCGCGCCGCCCCGGTGCCGGTGCTCGCGCGCGCCGCCTCCGCGGACGCCGCGCACCTGGCCCAGGTGCTGGACGCCGGCGTGGCCGGGGTCATCGTGCCCGGGGTCACGTCCGTGGAGGGGGCGGCCGCGCTGGTCCAGGCCGTGCGCTTCCCGCCCGAGGGGGTGCGCAGCACGGGGCTGACCCGGGCGGTCCTCACCGGCGCGCCGGAACGGCCGCTGCTGCTGCCGATGGTCGAGACGGCCGGCGCCCTGGCCGACGTGGAGCGGATCGCCGCGCTGCCGGGCGTGGACGGCCTCTTCGTCGGGCCCTACGACCTGTCGCTCTCGCTCGCCCGCCCCGGCGTGACCGACGGGCAGGTCGTCGCGGCGATCCGGCGGGTGCGCGAGGCGTGCACGGCTGCCGGGCTGCTCGCCGGCGCCTTCTCGGGCGACCGTGAGCTCGACCTCCTCCTGCCCCCGGGCCTGGACCTCCTGGCCCTCGACACCGACGTGACCGTGCTGCGCACGGGCCTGGAGGCGCTCCTGCACGACGGCTGAGCCGTGGCCTGGCGATGACGCAGATGCGTGACTATCCTCGCCCCCATGACGCAGATGCGAGTTTCTGAGGCCGCGTCGCTCCTCGGGGTGTCCCCCGACACCGTCCGACGGGCCATCGACGCCGGCCGCCTGACCAGCACCCGCGACGAGGCCGGTCGCACGGTCGTCGAGGGCGCGGACCTCGCCGCCCTGGCGCAGCAGCAGGCGCACCCGGCCGACATCGGCGCCGTCGGCGCCTCCTCGGCCCGCAACCAGCTGCGCGGGATCGTCACCCGCATCGTCAGCGACCCCGTGATGTCCCAGGTCGACATCCAGGCCGGGCCCTTCCGGCTCGTCTCCCTCCTGTCGACCGAGGCGGTCGAGGAGATGGGGCTCGAGGTCGGCTCGGTGGCCATCGCCACGGTCAAGGCGACCAACGTCGGGGTCGGGGTGCCCGCGTGAGGCCGCTGCGGCATACCGCGGCGGCCCGGCGGCTCGGCCTGCTGGCGGCGCTCTCGCTGGCTCTCACCGCCTGCGCCGGCGACGCCGCGCAGCCGGACAACGCCGACGAGCCGCAGGACGGGCTCACCCTGACCGTGCTGGCCGCGAGCTCGCTCACCGACGTGCTCGAGCCGGTCGTGGACAGCTTCGAGGTCGACCACCCCGGGCTGACCGTGCGCACCAGCTTCTCGGCCAGCTCGACCGTCGTGCAGCAGGTCAACGAGGGCGCGCCGGCCGACGTCGTCGCCCTCGCCGGGGAGGCCTCGCTGGAGCCGCTGGAGGAGGAGCGTCGCGCGGGCCCGGTCAGCCTCTTCGCCACCAACCAGCTCGAGATCGCGGTGCCGCCCGACAACCCCGGCGGGGTCGAGGACCTCGACGACCTCGCCACCGACGGCCTGACCCTCGTCGTGTGCGCCGAGCAGGTGCCGTGCGGCCAGGCGACGGCCCGCCTGCTGGCGCAGGAGGGGCTGCAGCCGCAGGTCGCCTCCTACGAGAGCGACGTCCGCGCGACGCTCACCAAGGTGGAGCTGGGCGAGGCCGACGCCGGCCTGGTCTACCGCACGGACGTCACGGCGGCCGGGGACCGGGTGGCCGGTGTCGAGATCCCCGAGGACCGCAACGTCGTCAACCGCTACCCGGCGGTGGCGGTCTCCGACCGCGAGCTGGCGCAGGCCTTCGTCGACCACCTGCTGTCCGACCGCGTCCAGGCACGCCTCGTCGACGCCGGCTTCGGCCCGGCCCCCGAGCGGTGAGCGCGGCGACGCGCGAGCGAGGCCCCTCGGGCTCGTGGTCGCTGCGGGTCCCGGCGCTCGTCGGGGTCGCCTTCATCGTCGTGCCGCTGCTCGCCCTGCTCGCCCGCACCGACTGGCCGCAGCTGGGCACCCACCTGTCCTCCCCGGTCGTCGGGCAGTCGCTGCGGCTCTCCGCGCTGACGACCAGCGCCACGATGGTGCTCGTGTGGCTGCTGGGCACGCCGCTCGCGTGGCTGCTGGCCCGTTCGGACCACCCGCTCACCGCCTGGGCGCGCGCGGTCATCACGGTGCCGCTGGTGCTGCCCCCGGTGGTGGGGGGCGTCGCGCTGCTCATGGCCTGGGGACGGCGCGGCGTGGTCGGCGGCCCGCTGGAGGCGTGGTTCGGGGTCACGGTGCCGTTCACGACGGTCGCCGTCGTCATGGCCGAGCTCTTCGTGGCGCTGCCGTTCTACGTCGTCTCCGTCGAGGGGGCGATGCGCGGGCTGGACCGTCGCGTCGACCAGGTGGCGGCGACCCTCGGGGCGGGCCCGCTCCGCACCTTCGTGCACGTCGTCGTGCCGCTGGTGCTGCCGGGCATCGCCGCCGGGTCGGCGCTGGCCTGGGCGCGGGCGCTCGGGGAGTTCGGGGCGACGATCACCTTCGCCGGCAGCTTCCCGGGGCGCACCCAGACCGCCCCTCTGGGGGTGTACGCCGCGCTCGAGCAGGACCCGGACGCCGCCCTCGCGCTCTCCGTGGTCATGCTCGCGGTCAGCGTGCTCGTGCTCGGTGCCCTGCGCAGCCGGTGGCTGCGGTGAGCGGGCTGCGGGCCGACCTGAGGGTCCGCCGGGGCGGGCACCTCGTCGAGGCACAGCTCGACGCCCCCGCCGGGGTGAGCGCGCTGCTGGGGCCCAACGGCTCGGGCAAGACCACCCTGCTGCTCGCGCTCGCGGGCCTGCTCCCCGCCGAGCGGGCCCGGGTCGAGGTGGCGGGGCGCACCTGGGCCGGTGACGGGGTCGACCTGACGCCCGAGCGGCGCAGCGTCGGCCTGGTGCTGGCCGACCCGGTGCTCTTCGGCCACCTCAGCCTGCTCGACAACGTCGCCTTCGGCCCCCGCTCCCGGGGTATGCCGCGACGCGCCGCCCGCGCCCGGGCCCAGGAGGAGCTGGAGCGGGTGGGGCTGGGTGATCTCCTGCGTCGCCGGCCCGCGCAGGTGTCCAGCGGCCAGGCGCAGCGGGTGGCGCTCGCCCGGGCCCTGGCCACGGACCCCGACGTGCTGCTCCTCGACGAGCC
This genomic window from Serinicoccus chungangensis contains:
- the modA gene encoding molybdate ABC transporter substrate-binding protein; protein product: MRPLRHTAAARRLGLLAALSLALTACAGDAAQPDNADEPQDGLTLTVLAASSLTDVLEPVVDSFEVDHPGLTVRTSFSASSTVVQQVNEGAPADVVALAGEASLEPLEEERRAGPVSLFATNQLEIAVPPDNPGGVEDLDDLATDGLTLVVCAEQVPCGQATARLLAQEGLQPQVASYESDVRATLTKVELGEADAGLVYRTDVTAAGDRVAGVEIPEDRNVVNRYPAVAVSDRELAQAFVDHLLSDRVQARLVDAGFGPAPER
- a CDS encoding HpcH/HpaI aldolase family protein, encoding MVENASGLWLTVLGPDELEVLPARGLGWLGIDLQHGRYAVADLPGLLRAAPVPVLARAASADAAHLAQVLDAGVAGVIVPGVTSVEGAAALVQAVRFPPEGVRSTGLTRAVLTGAPERPLLLPMVETAGALADVERIAALPGVDGLFVGPYDLSLSLARPGVTDGQVVAAIRRVREACTAAGLLAGAFSGDRELDLLLPPGLDLLALDTDVTVLRTGLEALLHDG
- a CDS encoding SGNH/GDSL hydrolase family protein; protein product: MHGEAGPTVHGEAGSIRPVPRAWARYVAIGDSFTEGMSDPDPATPDAYLGWADRLAGLLSGHVEDFAYANLAVRGRTLTDVVGPQLDAALALRPDLVSIVGGGNDILRPRADIDDLAARLDTAVARIRATGADVLMATPTDPAGAPIIGRTRGRAAAYIAHIWSIAQRHGCYVLNQWACDFLKDWRMWSQDRIHMTPEGHRRVALTAYVALGHTTEDADWRAPLPPQAPAATVDTLRGHARWAREYAAPWVQRRLTGRSSGDRVVAKRPELGPLARPAPSDADRPATPDTPEH
- a CDS encoding TOBE domain-containing protein — encoded protein: MTQMRVSEAASLLGVSPDTVRRAIDAGRLTSTRDEAGRTVVEGADLAALAQQQAHPADIGAVGASSARNQLRGIVTRIVSDPVMSQVDIQAGPFRLVSLLSTEAVEEMGLEVGSVAIATVKATNVGVGVPA
- a CDS encoding ABC transporter permease, which codes for MSAATRERGPSGSWSLRVPALVGVAFIVVPLLALLARTDWPQLGTHLSSPVVGQSLRLSALTTSATMVLVWLLGTPLAWLLARSDHPLTAWARAVITVPLVLPPVVGGVALLMAWGRRGVVGGPLEAWFGVTVPFTTVAVVMAELFVALPFYVVSVEGAMRGLDRRVDQVAATLGAGPLRTFVHVVVPLVLPGIAAGSALAWARALGEFGATITFAGSFPGRTQTAPLGVYAALEQDPDAALALSVVMLAVSVLVLGALRSRWLR